One window of Trinickia caryophylli genomic DNA carries:
- a CDS encoding YadA family autotransporter adhesin, producing MKQWERRKDFTFFNGQFCYLGFVQTMKTMQSGGMGVRFRCIPLALVLIKASVSVAATAPASEEAKIRHRHDKSFHMIGSRALLNAGEGRSDSFGGIYIGDESGIINTPEHVGPNHPSNGVAIGTRAKIGTNAAVAIGRDAVVTGDEAIALGREAKAESDLSVALGAGSRTVASNSVALGPDSFADRANTVSVGSAKLQRQITNVAPGTADTDAVNLGQLKAAGLDTANALRDVVFYDSGKNHSTVTLGGVGAVSQVSLTNVAAGRIGANSTDAVNGSQLFSLTGRVEKLEKRSPRRDESPHDERPVVTPDKPIAKGLDGGRMRVTNVVDGVQNTDAANVGQLNAAVEDNLRKAKSYTDEQVGKLQSKIDTDRKDAFGGTASAIAIANLPQAYPGESMISVAGGTFEGQSAAAIGVSTSTSKWSVKGSFAANSRGSYGGGVGAGYRF from the coding sequence TTGAAACAATGGGAAAGAAGAAAGGATTTCACTTTCTTCAATGGGCAATTCTGCTACCTTGGATTCGTACAAACTATGAAGACCATGCAGTCAGGTGGGATGGGCGTCCGCTTCAGGTGCATTCCGTTAGCACTCGTCCTTATAAAAGCGTCGGTATCCGTTGCTGCCACCGCTCCGGCCTCTGAAGAGGCGAAGATCCGGCATCGGCACGATAAATCATTTCATATGATCGGCTCGCGCGCACTATTAAATGCGGGCGAGGGCCGCAGTGACTCATTCGGTGGAATTTATATCGGCGATGAATCAGGGATCATCAATACGCCCGAGCATGTCGGACCAAACCATCCATCCAACGGCGTTGCCATCGGGACCAGGGCAAAAATAGGCACGAACGCGGCAGTCGCCATCGGACGAGATGCAGTGGTCACAGGCGATGAGGCGATTGCACTTGGGCGTGAGGCGAAAGCCGAGAGCGACCTGTCCGTTGCATTGGGAGCCGGCTCGCGCACGGTCGCCTCGAATTCCGTTGCGTTGGGTCCGGATTCGTTCGCGGATCGCGCAAACACAGTGTCGGTCGGCAGCGCGAAACTGCAGCGGCAGATCACCAACGTTGCACCCGGCACCGCGGACACAGATGCTGTCAATCTGGGCCAGCTGAAAGCTGCCGGGCTCGACACGGCCAACGCTCTACGAGATGTCGTCTTCTATGACTCCGGAAAAAACCACTCCACCGTCACACTTGGCGGTGTGGGCGCCGTGTCGCAGGTCTCGCTGACGAACGTCGCCGCAGGCCGCATCGGCGCGAACAGCACAGACGCCGTCAACGGCAGCCAACTATTCAGCCTGACGGGGCGTGTCGAAAAGCTCGAGAAGCGCAGCCCGCGCCGCGACGAGTCGCCCCACGATGAACGGCCCGTCGTCACCCCTGATAAGCCGATCGCCAAGGGGCTCGACGGCGGGAGGATGCGCGTCACGAACGTAGTGGATGGCGTGCAGAACACCGATGCGGCGAACGTCGGCCAGCTCAATGCGGCGGTTGAGGACAATCTGCGTAAGGCGAAGAGCTACACCGACGAGCAGGTCGGCAAACTCCAGTCGAAAATCGACACGGACCGAAAGGATGCGTTCGGCGGGACAGCCTCGGCCATCGCTATCGCCAATTTGCCGCAGGCCTATCCGGGCGAGAGCATGATCTCCGTGGCCGGCGGGACCTTCGAGGGGCAATCCGCCGCCGCCATCGGTGTCTCCACGTCCACGTCGAAATGGTCCGTGAAAGGATCCTTTGCGGCCAACTCGCGCGGTTCGTATGGCGGCGGCGTAGGCGCCGGGTATCGATTTTAG
- a CDS encoding outer membrane beta-barrel protein produces MTKFSIAALLGIAWSAAFGSPGEPSETNWGFYVGVAPSYTSIDHQGAMAYVGHRGLAYGDILRVGAEFQLASFGVAPITDEHGTTHRINTYSSSASTVIAFDIGRFQFFTKLGVAKMTTLPTAFSANPKEKFYETFGPSLGLGAAFKVTEHLAARIEWHQDFSIGQQAFDGGKGSRNPGMLAAGLRFMF; encoded by the coding sequence ATGACGAAGTTCTCGATTGCAGCGCTACTCGGTATCGCCTGGTCGGCCGCTTTCGGCTCTCCCGGCGAGCCATCCGAAACGAACTGGGGGTTCTACGTCGGCGTAGCACCCAGTTACACATCGATCGACCATCAGGGCGCAATGGCATATGTGGGCCACAGGGGGCTCGCATACGGTGACATCCTTCGTGTCGGAGCCGAGTTTCAACTGGCCAGCTTTGGGGTGGCGCCGATAACGGATGAACATGGCACGACACACCGCATCAACACCTACAGCTCGAGTGCCTCGACCGTCATCGCCTTCGATATAGGGAGGTTTCAATTCTTCACCAAACTCGGTGTGGCCAAGATGACCACGCTTCCAACCGCATTCAGCGCTAACCCGAAGGAGAAGTTCTACGAGACGTTTGGCCCCTCGCTCGGCCTGGGTGCGGCGTTCAAGGTTACGGAGCATCTTGCCGCGCGCATCGAGTGGCACCAGGATTTTTCGATTGGGCAGCAGGCATTCGATGGGGGGAAGGGATCGCGGAACCCCGGGATGTTGGCAGCCGGGTTGCGATTTATGTTTTAG
- the ttcA gene encoding tRNA 2-thiocytidine(32) synthetase TtcA, giving the protein MNAPDTAAAQAAATQASEQGMAAGSGPEAGARRALTRREQKEAYENNKLFKRLARQVGQAIGDYNMIEAGDKVMVCMSGGKDSYALLDILLRLRERAPIDFEIVAVNLDQKQPGFPEHVLPEYLASQGVPFHIENQDTYSIVKRLVPEGKTTCSLCSRLRRGILYRVAGELGATKIALGHHRDDILQTLLLNLFYGGKMKGMPPKLQSDDGKNVVIRPLAYVKEVDLEKYAELRAFPIIPCNLCGSQPNLKRAEMKALIREWDKRFPGRTDNMFNALGNVVPSHLMDTNLFPFAGLRATGVADPLGDIAFDDDPCSTDAAGGEGPGTQRISFSGFDDL; this is encoded by the coding sequence ATGAACGCGCCTGACACCGCTGCCGCGCAGGCAGCCGCCACCCAAGCATCCGAACAAGGCATGGCGGCCGGAAGCGGGCCCGAGGCCGGCGCACGCCGCGCGCTCACGCGCCGCGAACAGAAAGAAGCATACGAGAACAACAAGCTCTTCAAGCGGCTCGCGCGCCAGGTCGGCCAGGCGATTGGCGACTACAACATGATCGAAGCGGGCGACAAGGTCATGGTCTGCATGTCGGGCGGCAAGGACAGCTACGCGCTGCTCGACATCCTGCTGCGCCTGCGCGAGCGCGCGCCGATCGACTTCGAGATCGTGGCGGTGAATCTCGACCAGAAGCAACCCGGGTTTCCCGAGCACGTGCTGCCCGAGTACCTCGCTAGCCAGGGTGTGCCGTTTCATATCGAGAATCAGGACACGTACAGCATCGTCAAGCGGCTCGTGCCCGAGGGCAAGACCACGTGCTCGCTCTGCTCGCGGCTGCGGCGCGGAATCCTTTACCGGGTGGCGGGCGAGCTCGGGGCGACGAAGATCGCGCTGGGCCATCATCGCGACGACATCTTGCAGACGCTGCTGCTGAACCTTTTTTACGGCGGCAAGATGAAGGGCATGCCGCCGAAGCTGCAGTCCGATGACGGCAAGAACGTCGTCATTCGCCCGCTTGCGTACGTGAAGGAAGTCGATCTCGAGAAATATGCCGAATTGCGTGCGTTCCCGATCATCCCGTGCAATCTCTGCGGCAGCCAGCCGAATCTGAAACGTGCGGAAATGAAGGCGTTGATCCGCGAGTGGGACAAGCGCTTTCCGGGCCGCACCGACAACATGTTCAACGCATTGGGGAACGTCGTGCCGTCGCACCTGATGGACACGAACCTGTTCCCGTTCGCGGGCTTGCGGGCAACGGGCGTGGCCGATCCGCTCGGCGATATCGCGTTCGACGACGATCCTTGCTCGACTGATGCCGCCGGTGGCGAGGGGCCGGGCACACAGCGTATTTCGTTTTCCGGTTTCGACGATCTCTGA
- the glmU gene encoding bifunctional UDP-N-acetylglucosamine diphosphorylase/glucosamine-1-phosphate N-acetyltransferase GlmU — protein sequence MNIVILAAGAGKRMRSALPKVLHPLAGRPLLSHVIDTARALAPSRIVVVVGHGGDAVREAVAAPDIQFAVQTDQLGTGHAVQQALPLLDPAQPTLVLYGDVPLTKASTLKRLADAAVDGRYGVLTVTLADPHGYGRIVRDAAGYVVRIVEQKDATPEELRIAEVNTGIVVTPTAQLAMWLGALKNDNAQGEFYLTDVVEHAIEAGFDVVTTQPDEEWETLGVNSKAQLAQLERIYQRNVADSLLQGGVTLADPARIDVRGSLTCGGDVSIDVGCVFEGNVVLGDNVTVAAHCVLRNATIGAGTRIEPFTHIDGASVGAGAVLGPYARLRPGAALADEVHVGNFVEVKNAALGQGSKANHLTYIGDADIGARVNVGAGTITCNYDGANKYRTVIEDDVFVGSDTQLVAPVRVGRGVTIAAGTTVWKDVPEGTLVLNEKTQTARSGYVRPVKKKG from the coding sequence ATGAATATTGTCATTCTCGCCGCGGGCGCCGGCAAACGGATGCGCTCGGCCCTGCCGAAAGTGCTCCACCCGCTGGCCGGCCGGCCGCTTCTTTCCCACGTCATCGATACGGCGCGTGCATTGGCGCCGTCACGCATCGTCGTCGTCGTCGGACACGGCGGTGACGCCGTGCGCGAGGCCGTTGCCGCACCCGATATCCAATTCGCCGTACAGACGGATCAACTCGGCACCGGGCACGCCGTGCAGCAGGCGCTCCCGCTGCTCGATCCCGCTCAGCCCACGCTCGTGCTCTACGGCGACGTGCCGCTCACGAAGGCTTCCACGCTCAAGCGCCTCGCCGATGCAGCCGTGGACGGCCGTTACGGCGTGCTGACCGTCACGCTCGCCGATCCACACGGCTACGGGCGCATCGTTCGCGATGCGGCGGGATACGTCGTGCGCATCGTCGAGCAGAAGGATGCGACGCCCGAAGAGCTGCGCATCGCCGAAGTGAACACCGGCATCGTCGTGACGCCTACGGCACAGCTTGCGATGTGGCTTGGCGCGCTGAAGAACGACAACGCACAGGGCGAGTTCTACCTGACCGACGTCGTCGAGCATGCGATCGAAGCGGGTTTCGACGTGGTGACGACGCAGCCCGACGAAGAGTGGGAAACGCTCGGCGTGAACAGCAAGGCGCAGCTCGCCCAGCTCGAGCGGATCTATCAGCGCAATGTGGCCGATTCGCTGCTGCAAGGCGGCGTGACGTTGGCAGACCCGGCGCGCATCGACGTGCGAGGCTCGCTCACGTGCGGGGGCGACGTCTCGATCGATGTCGGTTGCGTGTTCGAGGGCAATGTCGTGCTGGGAGACAACGTGACGGTTGCCGCGCATTGCGTGCTGCGCAACGCGACGATCGGCGCCGGCACGCGCATCGAGCCGTTTACGCATATCGATGGCGCAAGCGTTGGCGCGGGCGCCGTGCTGGGGCCTTATGCGCGGCTACGGCCGGGCGCCGCGCTCGCGGACGAAGTGCACGTCGGCAATTTCGTCGAAGTCAAGAATGCCGCGCTTGGACAGGGTTCGAAGGCGAACCATCTCACCTACATTGGCGACGCCGACATAGGTGCGCGCGTGAATGTGGGCGCGGGCACGATCACCTGCAACTATGACGGCGCGAACAAGTATCGTACGGTAATCGAGGACGACGTTTTCGTCGGCTCCGACACGCAGCTCGTGGCACCTGTGCGCGTGGGCCGCGGCGTGACGATCGCGGCTGGCACGACGGTATGGAAAGACGTGCCCGAGGGCACGCTCGTGCTCAACGAGAAAACGCAGACGGCGCGCTCGGGCTATGTTCGCCCGGTCAAGAAAAAGGGCTGA
- a CDS encoding ABC transporter ATP-binding protein, translated as MHEPALLKLKNVGKTFVNSRGTREAVLQGIDLDVGPREFVSILGRSGCGKSTLLKVMGGLVTPTHGTVSLMGQKVSGPQSAVGMVFQTFALYPWLSVFDNIAFGLIARGCARAAIDAAVSPLVELIGLQGYADAYPRELSGGMRQRVGFARALAVQPDLLLLDEPFSALDMFTARKLRADLMAMWTGARIRTRSMIMVTHDVSEAVMLSDRVFLLEGRPGRITERIRIDTPREERVLGNMHGMIEYITDLLELPTGGHASHSHLSDSIGRRSGD; from the coding sequence ATGCACGAACCGGCATTGCTGAAATTGAAGAACGTCGGCAAGACGTTTGTGAACAGCCGCGGAACACGCGAAGCGGTGCTGCAGGGAATCGATCTGGACGTCGGGCCGCGCGAGTTCGTCAGTATCCTGGGGAGATCGGGTTGCGGAAAGTCCACGCTCTTGAAGGTGATGGGCGGGCTGGTTACGCCGACACATGGCACGGTCTCGCTGATGGGCCAAAAGGTGAGTGGGCCTCAAAGCGCGGTCGGCATGGTATTTCAGACATTCGCGTTGTACCCCTGGCTTTCTGTATTTGACAACATCGCGTTCGGGCTCATTGCGAGGGGCTGCGCGCGTGCGGCTATCGATGCAGCAGTGTCCCCCCTGGTCGAGCTGATCGGCCTCCAGGGCTATGCAGACGCGTATCCACGGGAACTTTCCGGCGGGATGCGCCAGCGAGTCGGCTTCGCTCGCGCGTTAGCGGTGCAGCCGGACTTGCTGTTGCTGGACGAACCGTTTTCGGCGTTGGATATGTTCACCGCTCGGAAACTGCGAGCCGATCTGATGGCGATGTGGACGGGCGCCAGGATCCGCACGCGCTCCATGATCATGGTTACGCACGACGTCTCGGAGGCCGTCATGCTGTCCGATCGTGTGTTCTTGCTCGAAGGCCGTCCAGGCCGGATTACGGAACGCATCAGGATCGATACGCCGCGCGAGGAGCGCGTGCTCGGCAACATGCACGGCATGATCGAGTACATCACGGACTTGCTCGAGCTGCCGACGGGCGGCCACGCGAGCCATTCGCACTTATCCGATTCCATTGGCAGAAGGAGCGGCGATTGA
- a CDS encoding LysR family transcriptional regulator — protein MTSSVDLNMLVVLDVLLTEQSVARAAQRLELSPSGMSRALARLRTIMGDQLLVRAGHRLVPTPLALELRDKVHSVVADAQTVLRPSAHLDLNSLERTFTIRANDGFIERYGAGIAALIEAEAPHVRVRFAAKPDKSGAMLRDGVADLEVGVVNHMAPELRIQALFRDSYVGVVRREHPLADTEVTVQQYAAFRHISVSRRGLPFGPIDEALAAFGIERVVSVIVPNFADALALARTSDLIANVPQKQTEHARDGMHMFRLPVHTPDITVSQIWHPRLEGDSAHRWLRASLRRVCSDAPRDRGAI, from the coding sequence ATGACCTCCTCCGTGGACTTGAACATGCTTGTAGTGCTCGACGTGCTGTTGACCGAGCAAAGCGTCGCACGGGCGGCACAGCGGCTCGAGTTGAGTCCGTCAGGCATGAGCCGCGCGCTGGCCCGGCTGCGCACGATCATGGGCGACCAGTTGCTCGTACGGGCAGGGCATCGGCTCGTGCCCACGCCGCTCGCGCTCGAATTGCGCGACAAGGTGCATTCGGTCGTGGCGGATGCGCAGACGGTACTGCGGCCCTCCGCCCACCTCGATCTGAACTCGTTGGAGAGAACGTTTACGATTCGCGCCAACGATGGTTTTATCGAACGCTATGGCGCGGGAATCGCTGCGCTGATAGAGGCGGAGGCTCCTCACGTACGGGTGCGATTCGCCGCCAAGCCCGACAAGAGCGGGGCCATGCTGCGCGACGGCGTGGCGGACCTGGAGGTGGGCGTCGTCAATCATATGGCGCCCGAGCTGCGCATTCAGGCGCTGTTTCGCGACAGCTATGTCGGCGTCGTGCGGCGCGAGCACCCGCTCGCCGACACGGAAGTCACCGTGCAGCAATATGCGGCGTTCCGGCATATCAGTGTGTCGCGCCGCGGGCTGCCATTCGGGCCGATCGATGAAGCGCTCGCTGCATTCGGCATCGAGCGCGTGGTCAGCGTCATCGTGCCGAACTTCGCCGACGCGCTCGCGCTCGCCCGAACGAGCGACCTCATCGCAAACGTGCCGCAAAAACAGACCGAACACGCGCGGGACGGCATGCATATGTTTCGGTTGCCCGTGCACACGCCCGACATCACCGTGTCGCAGATCTGGCATCCGCGCCTGGAAGGCGATTCGGCACATCGATGGCTGCGCGCCTCGCTCCGGCGCGTGTGCAGCGATGCGCCGCGCGACCGGGGCGCCATCTAG
- a CDS encoding ABC transporter permease subunit — protein MSQPINSNAEVTLDAANLPYYSSRTTMRFLLGLVCSTLFSFSLSVLAARYTPMRRIILPFIDFVQSVPLVGFMTFTTAFFLNLFPNNTMGMEAAAVFAVFTGQTWNMMLSLYQTIKVVPQDLRDVADSFNYNAWQRFWRLEWPYSAPGFLWNVINSQTAAWFALVASEAIPAAKGGTVLLPGIGSYVSVALRQGSVPGIAWAFIALALNVVLTDQLVFRPLVRYTIRFKNDNTSSRRDGLHRSWLYDCLRASSIAQGAVQPLRAVVRFWLFQLPKAWYALHLHRVTATLARLNQLWATLWYAGLATAGVYVGYKLWTIYPKDSFDVLPWWMLETVSRVLLAIVLSMLLFVPIGVWLARAPRRLAIAQPVVQILAAMPSNIYYPIIAFFVTTRHQSHGWWTIPMIMAGTQWYYLFNTIGGTLAIPNHITDVSRSFGLRGKAWWRLYMLPSIYPYLVTGTIAAVGGAWNAAIAAEVMQWGSQTVHASGLGAYISQAMDRGDEGAVALGCSAMCLMVGIVFVFVWRPLHRFAEHRYRHD, from the coding sequence ATGTCTCAACCGATAAACAGCAACGCCGAAGTTACGCTCGATGCGGCAAATCTGCCGTATTACTCGTCTCGTACAACCATGCGTTTTCTGCTCGGCTTGGTGTGCTCGACGCTATTTTCGTTTTCGCTCAGCGTGCTCGCGGCCCGGTATACGCCGATGCGGCGGATCATCCTGCCGTTCATCGATTTCGTCCAGTCCGTACCGCTGGTCGGCTTCATGACCTTTACCACCGCCTTCTTCCTGAACCTCTTTCCGAACAACACGATGGGAATGGAGGCGGCCGCCGTCTTCGCGGTCTTCACCGGCCAGACGTGGAACATGATGCTTAGCCTCTATCAGACCATCAAGGTGGTGCCGCAGGATCTGCGCGACGTCGCCGACTCGTTCAATTACAACGCCTGGCAGCGGTTCTGGCGTCTGGAGTGGCCGTATTCGGCACCGGGCTTCCTATGGAACGTCATCAATTCTCAAACCGCCGCGTGGTTTGCATTGGTCGCGTCCGAAGCGATACCTGCCGCGAAGGGCGGCACGGTATTGCTTCCCGGCATCGGTTCGTATGTGTCCGTCGCATTGAGGCAGGGAAGTGTCCCCGGAATCGCGTGGGCCTTCATCGCGCTCGCGCTCAATGTCGTATTGACCGACCAGCTCGTATTCAGGCCGCTTGTGCGCTACACGATACGGTTCAAGAACGACAACACATCATCCAGACGGGACGGCTTGCACAGGTCCTGGCTCTATGACTGCCTTCGAGCATCCAGCATCGCGCAGGGCGCAGTTCAACCTTTGCGTGCCGTGGTTCGTTTCTGGCTCTTTCAGCTACCCAAGGCATGGTACGCGCTGCACTTGCATCGCGTAACGGCAACGCTTGCACGCCTGAACCAATTATGGGCAACGCTGTGGTATGCCGGCCTGGCCACGGCCGGCGTGTATGTGGGCTACAAGCTCTGGACGATCTATCCCAAGGACAGCTTCGATGTCCTTCCCTGGTGGATGTTGGAGACGGTCTCACGCGTCCTGCTGGCGATCGTGCTGAGCATGCTGCTATTCGTGCCTATCGGAGTCTGGTTGGCGCGCGCCCCGAGGCGGCTCGCCATTGCTCAACCGGTTGTGCAGATTCTCGCTGCGATGCCGTCCAACATCTATTACCCGATCATCGCGTTCTTCGTTACGACACGACATCAGAGCCACGGCTGGTGGACCATCCCGATGATCATGGCGGGGACGCAGTGGTACTACCTGTTCAATACGATCGGCGGCACGCTTGCGATTCCAAACCACATCACGGACGTCAGCAGGTCGTTCGGTCTGAGAGGAAAAGCGTGGTGGCGTCTTTACATGCTGCCATCGATCTACCCCTATCTGGTCACGGGCACCATCGCGGCTGTCGGCGGCGCATGGAATGCCGCCATCGCGGCCGAGGTCATGCAATGGGGCTCGCAGACGGTCCACGCGTCGGGCTTGGGGGCATATATCTCGCAGGCCATGGATAGAGGCGACGAAGGCGCGGTCGCGCTCGGCTGCTCCGCCATGTGCCTCATGGTCGGCATCGTCTTCGTGTTCGTCTGGCGCCCCCTGCATCGCTTCGCCGAACACAGATACAGGCACGACTAA
- the glmS gene encoding glutamine--fructose-6-phosphate transaminase (isomerizing) — MCGIVGAVAQRNIVSVLIEGLRRLEYRGYDSCGVAVLAGGEPRRARSVSRVADLDSQVREAHLDGPTGIAHTRWATHGAPVTDNAHPIFSRDAIALVHNGIIENYEPLREMLRGKGYEFVSQTDTEVIAHLIHSLYRGSLFDAVCEAVQQLHGAYAIGVLHKDEPNTVVGARQGSPLVVGLGDGENFLASDALALAGSTDRFMFLEEGDVCELTLDAVRIRDREGHDATREVRTVQAYGGAVELGPYRHFMQKEIFEQPRAISDTLPAGDSLEPALFGEAAAKAFGEIDSLLILACGTSYYSGLTAKYWIESIAKIPTQVEIASEYRYRESVPNPNALVVVISQSGETADTLAALKHAQALGHRHTLSICNVSTSAMVRLTEMSFLTRAGREIGVASTKAFTTQLVALFVLAVTLGKLRGQVDAAREAGYVKSLRHLPAALNSVLALEPQIIAWSEEFSRKENALFLGRGMHYPIALEGALKLKEISYIHAEAYPAGELKHGPLALVTEAMPVVTVAPNDALLEKLKSNIQEVRARGGQLYVFADADTRIVNGEGIHVIRMPEHYGMLSPILHVVPLQLLAYHTACARGTDVDKPRNLAKSVTVE; from the coding sequence ATGTGCGGCATAGTCGGCGCGGTTGCGCAACGTAACATCGTTTCCGTTCTTATCGAAGGACTTCGCCGCCTGGAGTATCGCGGCTATGACTCGTGCGGCGTGGCCGTGCTGGCGGGCGGCGAACCGCGGCGCGCACGCAGCGTCTCGCGCGTGGCCGATCTCGATTCGCAGGTGCGCGAGGCCCATCTCGATGGCCCCACGGGCATTGCGCATACGCGCTGGGCGACGCACGGCGCACCGGTGACGGACAACGCGCATCCGATCTTCTCGCGCGACGCGATCGCGCTCGTGCACAACGGGATCATCGAGAATTACGAGCCGCTGCGCGAGATGCTGCGCGGCAAGGGCTACGAGTTCGTTTCCCAGACCGATACCGAAGTCATCGCGCATCTGATTCACAGCCTTTATCGCGGCAGCTTGTTCGATGCCGTGTGCGAGGCCGTGCAGCAGTTGCACGGAGCGTATGCAATCGGCGTGCTGCACAAGGACGAGCCGAATACGGTGGTGGGCGCGCGCCAGGGTTCGCCGCTCGTGGTCGGGCTCGGCGATGGCGAGAACTTTTTGGCTTCCGATGCGTTGGCGCTGGCCGGCAGCACCGATCGATTCATGTTCCTCGAAGAGGGGGACGTGTGCGAGCTGACGCTCGACGCCGTGCGGATTCGCGATCGCGAAGGGCATGATGCGACGCGTGAGGTCAGGACGGTGCAGGCTTATGGTGGCGCCGTCGAGCTGGGTCCGTATCGGCATTTCATGCAGAAGGAAATTTTCGAGCAGCCGCGTGCGATTTCCGACACCCTGCCCGCCGGCGACAGTCTCGAGCCCGCATTGTTCGGAGAGGCGGCCGCCAAGGCGTTTGGCGAGATCGACAGCCTGTTGATTCTTGCTTGCGGCACGAGTTATTACTCGGGGCTCACGGCGAAGTATTGGATCGAGTCGATTGCCAAGATTCCCACGCAGGTGGAAATCGCCAGCGAGTATCGGTACCGCGAGTCGGTGCCGAATCCGAATGCGCTCGTCGTTGTCATTTCGCAGTCGGGTGAAACGGCCGATACGCTCGCCGCGCTCAAGCACGCGCAGGCGTTGGGGCACAGGCACACGCTTTCCATCTGCAACGTTTCGACGAGTGCGATGGTGCGCCTGACCGAGATGTCGTTCCTTACGCGCGCCGGACGCGAGATCGGGGTGGCGTCGACGAAGGCTTTCACGACGCAGCTCGTCGCGCTGTTCGTGCTCGCCGTGACGCTCGGGAAGTTGCGCGGGCAGGTGGATGCGGCGCGCGAGGCCGGGTATGTGAAGAGCCTGCGGCATCTGCCCGCGGCGCTCAACAGCGTGCTCGCGCTGGAGCCGCAGATCATTGCCTGGTCGGAGGAGTTTTCGCGCAAGGAGAATGCGCTCTTCCTCGGGCGCGGCATGCATTATCCGATCGCGCTCGAAGGGGCTTTGAAGCTCAAGGAGATCTCCTATATTCACGCCGAGGCTTATCCGGCCGGGGAATTGAAGCACGGGCCGCTCGCGCTCGTGACCGAGGCTATGCCCGTGGTGACCGTGGCACCGAACGACGCGCTGCTCGAGAAGCTCAAGTCGAATATTCAGGAAGTCAGGGCCAGAGGTGGGCAGCTTTATGTGTTTGCCGATGCTGATACGCGCATCGTCAATGGCGAAGGGATTCATGTCATTCGCATGCCCGAGCACTATGGGATGCTCTCGCCTATTCTCCATGTCGTGCCGCTGCAGTTGCTTGCCTATCACACCGCTTGCGCAAGGGGCACCGATGTCGATAAGCCCAGGAATTTGGCTAAGTCGGTGACGGTGGAGTGA
- a CDS encoding helix-turn-helix transcriptional regulator, which translates to MLIGINARRDIRLLVVVYGLYEDGTAADTFNSIASSEAGIPTLLVRLPSLPVRRQSSSIFEVAVQIRVHAECCLLPSARMAIKLVTWQRLLSIAEQNMEQLINREGYKPPLPLRGDATGVTPLSERECEVMHWAAAGKTSCEIGLILGVTERTINFHVARAISKLNASNKTHAAVKAVMLGIIGFR; encoded by the coding sequence ATGCTGATCGGCATTAATGCGCGCCGCGATATTCGGTTACTCGTCGTCGTTTATGGCCTATACGAGGACGGTACGGCCGCCGATACGTTCAATTCCATTGCCTCGAGCGAAGCGGGGATTCCAACTCTTCTTGTCCGTCTTCCTTCCTTGCCGGTACGCCGGCAGTCATCCTCGATTTTCGAAGTAGCCGTCCAGATCCGGGTTCATGCGGAGTGCTGCTTGCTGCCGTCGGCACGGATGGCGATCAAACTGGTGACATGGCAGCGATTGCTTTCTATTGCGGAGCAAAATATGGAGCAACTGATTAATCGCGAGGGGTATAAACCCCCACTGCCGCTACGGGGCGATGCAACGGGTGTGACGCCGCTCAGCGAGCGCGAATGCGAAGTCATGCACTGGGCCGCGGCAGGCAAGACCTCGTGCGAAATTGGCCTCATTCTCGGCGTGACCGAAAGAACGATCAACTTTCACGTAGCGCGCGCGATATCCAAACTGAACGCATCGAACAAGACGCATGCCGCGGTCAAGGCGGTTATGCTCGGCATCATCGGGTTCCGCTGA